In one Meles meles chromosome 17, mMelMel3.1 paternal haplotype, whole genome shotgun sequence genomic region, the following are encoded:
- the FCRLA gene encoding Fc receptor-like A isoform X1 — protein MKLGSVLTAGVLYFSPTMLWAVQMLLAAGCHAAAGFEMLQCEGPVRTQDSSCDSQEDFTAPREVDFQVKGYTFSKPFHLIVSYDWLILQGPVSPIFEGDPLILRCQAWQDWPLTQVTFYRDGSAMGPPGPKRELSIAVVREADSGHYHCSGIFRNPGPGSPETASPVAIKVQELFPVPLLRATPSAEPQEGDPVTLSCQTKLPLQRSTARLFYSFYKDSRIVRDRGLSPELQIPTASEAHSGSYWCEAATEDNQVWKQSSKLEIRVQGPSSSTAPPTLNPAPQKSAVPEPTPAASPGPHPPLSTPSKDPGFSAPAQVPDPHLHHQMGILLKQMQDMRALLGHLVTELRNLSALLKLETTTGSAKYE, from the exons CAGCTGGATGTCATGCTG CTGCCGGTTTTGAGATGCTGCAATGTGAAGGACCggtcaggacccaggacagcagCTGCGATTCCCAGGAGGACTTCACAGCCCCAAGGGAAGTTGACTTCCAGGTCAAGGGCTACACTTTCAGTAAACCCTTCCATCTGATTGTGTCTTACG ACTGGCTGATCCTCCAAGGTCCAGTCAGCCCTATATTTGAAGGAGACCCACTGATTCTACGCTGCCAGGCCTGGCAAGACTGGCCATTGACCCAAGTGACCTTCTACCGAGATGGCTCAGCAATGGGTCCTCCTGGACCCAAGAGGGAACTCTCCATTGCCGTGGTACGAGAGGCTGACAGCGGGCACTATCACTGCAGTGGTATCTTCAGAAACCCTGGTCCTGGGAGCCCAGAAACAGCATCTCCTGTGGCCATCAAGGTCCAAG aacTATTTCCAGTCCCACTTCTCAGAGCCACCCCCTCAGCTGAGCCTCAAGAGGGAGACCCGGTGACCCTGAGCTGTCAGACAAAACTGCCCCTGCAGAGGTCAACCGCCCGCCTCTTCTACTCCTTCTATAAGGACAGCAGGATAGTGCGGGACAGAGGCCTCTCCCCAGAATTACAGATCCCCACAGCTTCAGAGGCACACTCTGGGTCCTACTGGTGTGAGGCAGCCACTGAGGACAACCAAGTTTGGAAACAGAGCTCCAAGCTGGAGATCCGGGTGCAGG GTCCCTCCAGCTCGACTGCACCCCCCACCTTGAATCCAGCTCCTCAGAAATCAGCTGTTCCAGAACCTACTCCAGCAGCCTCCCCTGGACCTCACCCTCCATTGTCCACCCCCTCGAAGGATCCAGGCTTCTCCGCTCCTGCGCAGGTGCCAGATCCCCATCTGCATCACCAGATGGGCATTCTTCTCAAGCAAATGCAGGATATGAGAGCTCTCCTTGGTCACCTGGTCACAGAACTGAGGAACTTATCTGCCCTCCTGAAGCTTGAGACCACAACGGGTTCTGCCAAATATGAGTAA
- the FCRLA gene encoding Fc receptor-like A isoform X3, with the protein MKLGSVLTAGVLYFSPTMLWAVQMLLAGCHAAAGFEMLQCEGPVRTQDSSCDSQEDFTAPREVDFQVKGYTFSKPFHLIVSYDWLILQGPVSPIFEGDPLILRCQAWQDWPLTQVTFYRDGSAMGPPGPKRELSIAVVREADSGHYHCSGIFRNPGPGSPETASPVAIKVQELFPVPLLRATPSAEPQEGDPVTLSCQTKLPLQRSTARLFYSFYKDSRIVRDRGLSPELQIPTASEAHSGSYWCEAATEDNQVWKQSSKLEIRVQGPSSSTAPPTLNPAPQKSAVPEPTPAASPGPHPPLSTPSKDPGFSAPAQVPDPHLHHQMGILLKQMQDMRALLGHLVTELRNLSALLKLETTTGSAKYE; encoded by the exons CTGGATGTCATGCTG CTGCCGGTTTTGAGATGCTGCAATGTGAAGGACCggtcaggacccaggacagcagCTGCGATTCCCAGGAGGACTTCACAGCCCCAAGGGAAGTTGACTTCCAGGTCAAGGGCTACACTTTCAGTAAACCCTTCCATCTGATTGTGTCTTACG ACTGGCTGATCCTCCAAGGTCCAGTCAGCCCTATATTTGAAGGAGACCCACTGATTCTACGCTGCCAGGCCTGGCAAGACTGGCCATTGACCCAAGTGACCTTCTACCGAGATGGCTCAGCAATGGGTCCTCCTGGACCCAAGAGGGAACTCTCCATTGCCGTGGTACGAGAGGCTGACAGCGGGCACTATCACTGCAGTGGTATCTTCAGAAACCCTGGTCCTGGGAGCCCAGAAACAGCATCTCCTGTGGCCATCAAGGTCCAAG aacTATTTCCAGTCCCACTTCTCAGAGCCACCCCCTCAGCTGAGCCTCAAGAGGGAGACCCGGTGACCCTGAGCTGTCAGACAAAACTGCCCCTGCAGAGGTCAACCGCCCGCCTCTTCTACTCCTTCTATAAGGACAGCAGGATAGTGCGGGACAGAGGCCTCTCCCCAGAATTACAGATCCCCACAGCTTCAGAGGCACACTCTGGGTCCTACTGGTGTGAGGCAGCCACTGAGGACAACCAAGTTTGGAAACAGAGCTCCAAGCTGGAGATCCGGGTGCAGG GTCCCTCCAGCTCGACTGCACCCCCCACCTTGAATCCAGCTCCTCAGAAATCAGCTGTTCCAGAACCTACTCCAGCAGCCTCCCCTGGACCTCACCCTCCATTGTCCACCCCCTCGAAGGATCCAGGCTTCTCCGCTCCTGCGCAGGTGCCAGATCCCCATCTGCATCACCAGATGGGCATTCTTCTCAAGCAAATGCAGGATATGAGAGCTCTCCTTGGTCACCTGGTCACAGAACTGAGGAACTTATCTGCCCTCCTGAAGCTTGAGACCACAACGGGTTCTGCCAAATATGAGTAA
- the FCRLA gene encoding Fc receptor-like A isoform X2: MKLGSVLTAGVLYFSPTMLWAVQMLLAAGFEMLQCEGPVRTQDSSCDSQEDFTAPREVDFQVKGYTFSKPFHLIVSYDWLILQGPVSPIFEGDPLILRCQAWQDWPLTQVTFYRDGSAMGPPGPKRELSIAVVREADSGHYHCSGIFRNPGPGSPETASPVAIKVQELFPVPLLRATPSAEPQEGDPVTLSCQTKLPLQRSTARLFYSFYKDSRIVRDRGLSPELQIPTASEAHSGSYWCEAATEDNQVWKQSSKLEIRVQGPSSSTAPPTLNPAPQKSAVPEPTPAASPGPHPPLSTPSKDPGFSAPAQVPDPHLHHQMGILLKQMQDMRALLGHLVTELRNLSALLKLETTTGSAKYE; the protein is encoded by the exons CTGCCGGTTTTGAGATGCTGCAATGTGAAGGACCggtcaggacccaggacagcagCTGCGATTCCCAGGAGGACTTCACAGCCCCAAGGGAAGTTGACTTCCAGGTCAAGGGCTACACTTTCAGTAAACCCTTCCATCTGATTGTGTCTTACG ACTGGCTGATCCTCCAAGGTCCAGTCAGCCCTATATTTGAAGGAGACCCACTGATTCTACGCTGCCAGGCCTGGCAAGACTGGCCATTGACCCAAGTGACCTTCTACCGAGATGGCTCAGCAATGGGTCCTCCTGGACCCAAGAGGGAACTCTCCATTGCCGTGGTACGAGAGGCTGACAGCGGGCACTATCACTGCAGTGGTATCTTCAGAAACCCTGGTCCTGGGAGCCCAGAAACAGCATCTCCTGTGGCCATCAAGGTCCAAG aacTATTTCCAGTCCCACTTCTCAGAGCCACCCCCTCAGCTGAGCCTCAAGAGGGAGACCCGGTGACCCTGAGCTGTCAGACAAAACTGCCCCTGCAGAGGTCAACCGCCCGCCTCTTCTACTCCTTCTATAAGGACAGCAGGATAGTGCGGGACAGAGGCCTCTCCCCAGAATTACAGATCCCCACAGCTTCAGAGGCACACTCTGGGTCCTACTGGTGTGAGGCAGCCACTGAGGACAACCAAGTTTGGAAACAGAGCTCCAAGCTGGAGATCCGGGTGCAGG GTCCCTCCAGCTCGACTGCACCCCCCACCTTGAATCCAGCTCCTCAGAAATCAGCTGTTCCAGAACCTACTCCAGCAGCCTCCCCTGGACCTCACCCTCCATTGTCCACCCCCTCGAAGGATCCAGGCTTCTCCGCTCCTGCGCAGGTGCCAGATCCCCATCTGCATCACCAGATGGGCATTCTTCTCAAGCAAATGCAGGATATGAGAGCTCTCCTTGGTCACCTGGTCACAGAACTGAGGAACTTATCTGCCCTCCTGAAGCTTGAGACCACAACGGGTTCTGCCAAATATGAGTAA
- the FCRLB gene encoding Fc receptor-like B isoform X2: MWALINLVLLVPSGGRAATLEKPTLSLHPPWTTIFKGERVTLRCDGYHPPLLELRPISTLWYSGHLLLPSHKKSIEVQTPGVYRCQTQGAPVSDPIHLSVSNDWLILQVPYAAVFEGEPLVLRCRGWYDKMVYKLHYYHDGKAVRYFHSSANYTVPQARASDSGRYQCSGTMRIPVESAPMFSAKAAVTVQVAPCAASTGARSTRSPSPRSRSSSRTGARPLPPRGASGNAALGCSLRGAVLRRTWRPPPPQSPRLPRWRRVTSRFPSESPRCPDRPRRPPPSGTPPHRGCSSPRAEPPQRGRRPAPSPRPWNHPLEP, from the exons ATGTGGGCACTGATAAACCTTGTGCTCCTAG TCCCAAGCGGCGGGCGAGCTG CTACTCTGGAGAAGCCCACGTTGTCTCTACACCCTCCCTGGACCACCATCTTCAAGGGGGAGCGGGTAACCTTGCGCTGTGATGGGTACCACCCTCCGCTTCTGGAGCTCCGGCCTATCAGCACTCTTTGGTACTCGGGCcacctccttctgccctcccacaAGAAGAGCATTGAGGTGCAGACACCAGGGGTGTATCGATGCCAGACTCAGGGAGCACCTGTCAGTGACCCCATCCACCTCTCTGTTTCCAACG ACTGGCTGATCCTGCAAGTGCCCTACGCGGCGGTGTTCGAGGGCGAGCCGCTGGTCCTGCGCTGCCGCGGCTGGTACGACAAGATGGTCTACAAGCTTCACTACTACCACGACGGCAAGGCGGTGCGCTACTTCCACTCCAGCGCCAACTACACGGTGCCGCAGGCGCGCGCCAGCGACAGTGGCCGCTACCAGTGCTCGGGCACCATGCGCATCCCCGTGGAGAGCGCGCCCATGTTCTCCGCCAAGGCGGCCGTGACCGTGCAAG TCGCCCCGTGCGCCGCTTCGACTGGGGCGCGGAGTACACGGTCCCCGAGTCCGAGGTCGAGGAGCTCGAGTCGTACTGGTGCGAGGCCGCTACCGCCACGAGGAGCGTCCGGAAACGCAGCCCTTGGCTGCAGCTTGCGGGGCGCG GTTCTCCGCCGGACTTGGCGTCCACCACCGCCGCAGTCCCCCAGGCTGCCACGTTGGCGCCGGGTAACCAGCCGCTTTCCTTCAGAAAGCCCCCGGTGTCCAGATCGGCCCCGTCGGCCACCTCCGTCCGGAACACCACCTCACCGGGGCTGCAGTTCCCCGCGGGCGGAGCCTCCACAGCGGGGCCGCCGGCCTGCGCCCAGCCCACGCCCTTGGAACCATCCGCTGGAGCCCTGA
- the FCRLB gene encoding Fc receptor-like B isoform X3, with protein MWALINLVLLATLEKPTLSLHPPWTTIFKGERVTLRCDGYHPPLLELRPISTLWYSGHLLLPSHKKSIEVQTPGVYRCQTQGAPVSDPIHLSVSNDWLILQVPYAAVFEGEPLVLRCRGWYDKMVYKLHYYHDGKAVRYFHSSANYTVPQARASDSGRYQCSGTMRIPVESAPMFSAKAAVTVQVAPCAASTGARSTRSPSPRSRSSSRTGARPLPPRGASGNAALGCSLRGAVLRRTWRPPPPQSPRLPRWRRVTSRFPSESPRCPDRPRRPPPSGTPPHRGCSSPRAEPPQRGRRPAPSPRPWNHPLEP; from the exons ATGTGGGCACTGATAAACCTTGTGCTCCTAG CTACTCTGGAGAAGCCCACGTTGTCTCTACACCCTCCCTGGACCACCATCTTCAAGGGGGAGCGGGTAACCTTGCGCTGTGATGGGTACCACCCTCCGCTTCTGGAGCTCCGGCCTATCAGCACTCTTTGGTACTCGGGCcacctccttctgccctcccacaAGAAGAGCATTGAGGTGCAGACACCAGGGGTGTATCGATGCCAGACTCAGGGAGCACCTGTCAGTGACCCCATCCACCTCTCTGTTTCCAACG ACTGGCTGATCCTGCAAGTGCCCTACGCGGCGGTGTTCGAGGGCGAGCCGCTGGTCCTGCGCTGCCGCGGCTGGTACGACAAGATGGTCTACAAGCTTCACTACTACCACGACGGCAAGGCGGTGCGCTACTTCCACTCCAGCGCCAACTACACGGTGCCGCAGGCGCGCGCCAGCGACAGTGGCCGCTACCAGTGCTCGGGCACCATGCGCATCCCCGTGGAGAGCGCGCCCATGTTCTCCGCCAAGGCGGCCGTGACCGTGCAAG TCGCCCCGTGCGCCGCTTCGACTGGGGCGCGGAGTACACGGTCCCCGAGTCCGAGGTCGAGGAGCTCGAGTCGTACTGGTGCGAGGCCGCTACCGCCACGAGGAGCGTCCGGAAACGCAGCCCTTGGCTGCAGCTTGCGGGGCGCG GTTCTCCGCCGGACTTGGCGTCCACCACCGCCGCAGTCCCCCAGGCTGCCACGTTGGCGCCGGGTAACCAGCCGCTTTCCTTCAGAAAGCCCCCGGTGTCCAGATCGGCCCCGTCGGCCACCTCCGTCCGGAACACCACCTCACCGGGGCTGCAGTTCCCCGCGGGCGGAGCCTCCACAGCGGGGCCGCCGGCCTGCGCCCAGCCCACGCCCTTGGAACCATCCGCTGGAGCCCTGA
- the FCRLB gene encoding Fc receptor-like B isoform X1 has product MWALINLVLLVPSGGRAATLEKPTLSLHPPWTTIFKGERVTLRCDGYHPPLLELRPISTLWYSGHLLLPSHKKSIEVQTPGVYRCQTQGAPVSDPIHLSVSNDWLILQVPYAAVFEGEPLVLRCRGWYDKMVYKLHYYHDGKAVRYFHSSANYTVPQARASDSGRYQCSGTMRIPVESAPMFSAKAAVTVQELFPAPVLRVTGRAEARGGVAVRCDTRLHPQKRDTPLQFAFYKYSRPVRRFDWGAEYTVPESEVEELESYWCEAATATRSVRKRSPWLQLAGRGSPPDLASTTAAVPQAATLAPGNQPLSFRKPPVSRSAPSATSVRNTTSPGLQFPAGGASTAGPPACAQPTPLEPSAGALKPDVDLLLQEMQLLKGLLNRVVLELKEPQAFPEHRGTLGTPTSHFAVSRRTPETTIVES; this is encoded by the exons ATGTGGGCACTGATAAACCTTGTGCTCCTAG TCCCAAGCGGCGGGCGAGCTG CTACTCTGGAGAAGCCCACGTTGTCTCTACACCCTCCCTGGACCACCATCTTCAAGGGGGAGCGGGTAACCTTGCGCTGTGATGGGTACCACCCTCCGCTTCTGGAGCTCCGGCCTATCAGCACTCTTTGGTACTCGGGCcacctccttctgccctcccacaAGAAGAGCATTGAGGTGCAGACACCAGGGGTGTATCGATGCCAGACTCAGGGAGCACCTGTCAGTGACCCCATCCACCTCTCTGTTTCCAACG ACTGGCTGATCCTGCAAGTGCCCTACGCGGCGGTGTTCGAGGGCGAGCCGCTGGTCCTGCGCTGCCGCGGCTGGTACGACAAGATGGTCTACAAGCTTCACTACTACCACGACGGCAAGGCGGTGCGCTACTTCCACTCCAGCGCCAACTACACGGTGCCGCAGGCGCGCGCCAGCGACAGTGGCCGCTACCAGTGCTCGGGCACCATGCGCATCCCCGTGGAGAGCGCGCCCATGTTCTCCGCCAAGGCGGCCGTGACCGTGCAAG AGCTGTTCCCGGCGCCGGTGCTGAGGGTGACGGGCCGGGCGGAGGCCCGCGGCGGGGTGGCCGTGCGCTGCGACACCCGCCTGCACCCGCAGAAGCGCGACACGCCGCTGCAGTTCGCCTTCTACAAGTACAGTCGCCCCGTGCGCCGCTTCGACTGGGGCGCGGAGTACACGGTCCCCGAGTCCGAGGTCGAGGAGCTCGAGTCGTACTGGTGCGAGGCCGCTACCGCCACGAGGAGCGTCCGGAAACGCAGCCCTTGGCTGCAGCTTGCGGGGCGCG GTTCTCCGCCGGACTTGGCGTCCACCACCGCCGCAGTCCCCCAGGCTGCCACGTTGGCGCCGGGTAACCAGCCGCTTTCCTTCAGAAAGCCCCCGGTGTCCAGATCGGCCCCGTCGGCCACCTCCGTCCGGAACACCACCTCACCGGGGCTGCAGTTCCCCGCGGGCGGAGCCTCCACAGCGGGGCCGCCGGCCTGCGCCCAGCCCACGCCCTTGGAACCATCCGCTGGAGCCCTGAAACCCGACGTGGACCTTCTGCTCCAAGAAATGCAGCTGCTCAAGGGCCTTCTGAACCGGGTGGTCCTGGAATTAAAGGAGCCCCAGGCCTTCCCAGAGCACAGGGGAACGCTGGGGACCCCCACTTCCCACTTTGCCGTGAGCCGGAGAACCCCGGAGACCACTATTGTGGAGAGCTGA